The sequence CGGCAAGAATTCGCCGAATAAATCGGACAAGAAACTGGTCCTTTTGATGGGATCGTCTAGAATGCTATATTTCAAGAATCAAGAGATCTTGGATTTCTACCCGGATTGGGAAGTTTACAATCTTTCTTCGGCAGTAACGACTCCCGCGTATTACCTGTATTTTTTAGAGAGATTATTTGAAGCAGGGGTCAAGCCTGATTATTTGGTTCTAGAGGCGGATCCTTTTCAGTTCAACGCGAACAGTACTACATTCAAAAAATCGAATTTAGCGAACAGTTTTGATGTTCGCTTTATCCTTACTCATGCTTGGAATCTGGGAAAGGAAAATGTGAACTATTATCTTGCGAACTTCTTCTTTGGTGTAAGCAAGAATAAGCCATATTTAGAGAATGTGTATGCTCATCTTACCAATAAGAAATTCGAGCAGGCGGATCTGATCAAACAACTCACCGTCGATTCTTTGCATAAGGATAAGGGGAACGCCCTTTCTCCCGCCGGTGGCTTTACTGAAAAAGATTACGGCAAGTTAGAAGCCAGTTCGATTCGGACCATAGGCTGGATCTATCCTAAATATTCTCCTTCTGAAATGCAATTTTCCTTTTATGAGGATATATTGGAAGAAGTGAAGTCCAGAGGAATCCCCACCTTGGTCGTAAGACCGGAGGTTTCTCTTCCTCTCGAAAATCTACTGAAAGAGCTGAACATTCCCGCGCCTTGGTGGGAAAGGATACGTCCGATCAACTCTAAGTTCGGCATTCCTCTCATCGATATGGCAGAAGCGAATGACTACGATTGTAACACATTCGCGGATAGCGGTCACATGGCTGTGGACTGCTACCGTCCTTTCTTGAGATTCCTTAGGATCCGGTTTCCAGGTAACTGATTTCGTTTCTCCTTCTTCCCTTTCTTCCGGGAAAGGAGGTTGACGAGTACGCTCGTTCGGCTTAGCTTTGTTGAGTTAGATTTACTCGGACGGCGACGTATGAAAAAAATTTTATCCCTGACGGTTTCAATTTCTTTGCTAGCAAGTTGTTCTTCTATTAATATAGGAGAAAATAAAGGTAAGGATGCTGAGTTCCAAATTTTAGATCCGAATCTTAGGGTCGAAAAGTTCAAAGAAACTTTTAATATCAAAGCGGAAGGTCCTGTGACTCTGGATTGTTCCGGTAAACCTTGTACTCCGGATCAGGTCAGTGCCTTGACCCCGGATCAAATTAAGAAATTTAAACGCAATGGCGAATGGAAAGAATATGTTGAGAAGGAAGGGACTGGTCCCGACAAAAAGAAATTCTCCGTTCTAGTCCGTGTGGGAACTTATAAAGACGATAAGAGAGACGGCATCTGGAAAACCTTATTCGAGACAGGCGAAACTCTGAGAGAGACTCCTTATGTTGCCGGAGTGAAGGAAGGCGAGGACAAGAAACTCACCAAAGACGGCACTCAAACCGAAAGCACTATCTATAAAGCGGATAAGAAGAACGGTCCATATTGGGCTAAAACCGATAAAGGTGTCTTAACGGAAGAAGGGACTTATACCGACGACAAGAAGACCGGAACTTGGAAGGAATACTATAACGAGGACGGAGCTAAGAAAACCGTCGGAGATTATAGAGATGGCAAGAAGAACGGAAAAGAATCCAATTATTATAAAGATGGAACCACTCTTTCTTCGGAAGGATCGTATGGGGATGACCTAAAAGTAGGATACTGGAAGAACTATTACGATAACGGTGGAGTGTCTTCGGAAGGCGGCTATACTCCTAAGGGAACTGGAGATGATAAAAAATCACTTCGTTCAGGTGCCTGGAAGGAATATTATAAAAACGGAAAGGTATTCGCCGAAGGACAAAGAGATCACACTCGCAAAGGGGACTGGAAGTTCTACTGGAGCAGCGGAAATCCTGCTTATAAGGGTGCGATGATGAACGAAATGATGATGAGCTCCGCAGAAGTGTATGATAAAGACGGGCAGTTGATCGGCAAGGGCAAGCTTTTATTCGACCTTCTCTTGATGGATGATAAGACTGATGAACTGAAAGCAAAGTTCAAGCCTGATCTTCCGTTTACTTATTATAAAAACGGAAAGAAGACTTTTGAGATCCAAAGTGAGACCACCGCGATAGAGTATGACGAGTCCGGAGCGAAGATCGGACAAGGACCGGTTATGCCTGGAACCAATGCAAAGAACGATTGCTGGACTACCTCTCAGGGCAAGAAGTACTACGTGAATGGAAAAGAGAACGCCAAGATGGGCGAATTGCAGGGTTGCAAATAATCTAAAACACAATCAGCGCTCTTCCGGTCTATTGGCCTGAAGAGCGTTCTAAAGGAAGCTCCTAATTTTGCAGAAAATCATTACGAATAACGATTACAAAAAAATTGGCTTGGGGTTTCTGATCGCTGCCCCTTTGTTCTTTCTCTTGGGATATTTCATGCGGGGATGTGGCTCCGTAGACAGGCAGGCAAAAGTCACTTACAGCGGTTCTTTTACAGAAGGGACTCTGATTTCCATAGATGCAAAAAACGTAATATTAAAGGATCCTGATTTTTCCATTCCTCTGGAAACTGTTGAGAAAATAGAATTTTTAGAGGATGCCCAGAGTCTAAATTCCAGCCAAGTCCCTTTGTCGGATTCAGAAAAGTCCTTTGTGGGAACTTATAAATTGCAGGTGGGAATCCACAAAGGAGTCCTGAGCATCTTTCCTAGAAAGACTGGAGGGATT comes from Leptospira semungkisensis and encodes:
- a CDS encoding DUF1574 domain-containing protein, whose protein sequence is MSNIEPNPEEKLNFFTKPFLFYPVLLFLFVFAFDKIFFLDKVRDYVKVELTYIYYDVKQELLKEMISKFGKNSPNKSDKKLVLLMGSSRMLYFKNQEILDFYPDWEVYNLSSAVTTPAYYLYFLERLFEAGVKPDYLVLEADPFQFNANSTTFKKSNLANSFDVRFILTHAWNLGKENVNYYLANFFFGVSKNKPYLENVYAHLTNKKFEQADLIKQLTVDSLHKDKGNALSPAGGFTEKDYGKLEASSIRTIGWIYPKYSPSEMQFSFYEDILEEVKSRGIPTLVVRPEVSLPLENLLKELNIPAPWWERIRPINSKFGIPLIDMAEANDYDCNTFADSGHMAVDCYRPFLRFLRIRFPGN
- a CDS encoding LIC20035 family adhesin, producing the protein MKKILSLTVSISLLASCSSINIGENKGKDAEFQILDPNLRVEKFKETFNIKAEGPVTLDCSGKPCTPDQVSALTPDQIKKFKRNGEWKEYVEKEGTGPDKKKFSVLVRVGTYKDDKRDGIWKTLFETGETLRETPYVAGVKEGEDKKLTKDGTQTESTIYKADKKNGPYWAKTDKGVLTEEGTYTDDKKTGTWKEYYNEDGAKKTVGDYRDGKKNGKESNYYKDGTTLSSEGSYGDDLKVGYWKNYYDNGGVSSEGGYTPKGTGDDKKSLRSGAWKEYYKNGKVFAEGQRDHTRKGDWKFYWSSGNPAYKGAMMNEMMMSSAEVYDKDGQLIGKGKLLFDLLLMDDKTDELKAKFKPDLPFTYYKNGKKTFEIQSETTAIEYDESGAKIGQGPVMPGTNAKNDCWTTSQGKKYYVNGKENAKMGELQGCK
- a CDS encoding LIC20036 family protein translates to MLQKIITNNDYKKIGLGFLIAAPLFFLLGYFMRGCGSVDRQAKVTYSGSFTEGTLISIDAKNVILKDPDFSIPLETVEKIEFLEDAQSLNSSQVPLSDSEKSFVGTYKLQVGIHKGVLSIFPRKTGGIGASLRFTNWGKGTNEYLSGIKVTGKSIRFIRSCSGAKCSEIGSSTPFTQTYTGDLDGKKIQGAYQGSNSSGRWIAER